TAACTAATAAATGTAATTTTAAGGTAATAAGATGAAATTTCTTCTGGAAAAAACTAAAGATGCAGGTCATCGTGTTACAATCAATATTCCAAAAAAAATAATCGACACTGCTCTTTTTAAAGAGTTTTCTAAAATTAATAAAAATACAAATATTAATGGTTTTAGAAAAGGAAAAGTGCCTATTAAAATAATACAGAAAAAATACGGAAATAATATTTATTATGATGTATTTAATAAACTAATGCAAAAATTTTTTTTTGAATTTTTAAATAAAGAAAAAATTAATATTATTGGTGATCCTAAGTATTATATAGATGAAAAAGAAGAAAAAAATGAAAATTTTAAATATTCTGTTATTTATGAAGTATATCCTGATATTAAAATAAAAGAAGTAAGTTCAATTAAAGCGGAAAAAATTATTGTTAATATTACTAATGAAGATATAAAGAAAAATATAGTAGAAAATCAAAAAAAAACAATCGTATGGCATCCAGTTAATAGAGCTATTAAAATTAATGATAAAGTAACAATTAATTATTCAATTTACGAAAATAATAAAAAAATAAATAAATTTGATACTGAAAATTTTCAGTTTATTATTTTTAAAAATCATTTTTTAGATGAATTAAATAATAAAATAATCAATCATTATACTAACGATATTATTTTTTTGAAAATATTATTTTCTTCATTCCATCCAGAAAAAGAACTTAATAATAAAGATATAACATTTAAAATTAAAATAATAAAAGTTGAAGAAAAAGAAGAAAAAATAGATAAAAAAATTAAAAATATTCAACTTATTGAATCGAACTTACAATCTATAAAAGATAAAATAATTCAAGATATAAATAAGTTAACTGAAAGTCATTTAAAAAACCAAATCATACACAAGTTAATAAAAGCAAATCCAATTAAACTACCTCCTATTCTATTGCAACAAGAAATAATAAATTTAAATAAAAGACTTATAGAAGAATATAAAGGAAACAGAAAAAATATTTTAGATAAAAAATATCACGTTGATCTTGAGTTACAAGCTAAAAAAAGATTGTGTACTAAGTTAATTTTGGAAGAAATTATTAATAACAATAAAATTTTAGTAGATACAGAAAAAGTTAAATCAACAATTAAGGAAATATCTTTAAAATACAAAAAACCATTGGAAATTATCAACATATACAATAAAAATAAAATATTAAGAAAAACCATAGAAAATTTGGAATTAGAAAAAGAAGTTATAAAGTTTTTAAAAAATAAAATTAAGATTATAAAAAAATATTATACTTTTAATGAATTTATAAACTATAACTTAAATTCTGAAGAATTATATTTTTAAAAAATAAAAATTTTTAATAGTTCTATATTTGTATTTTTTGAAAAATATTTTAATTACAAAAAATTTTAATATTTTACTTTTTAAATTGAATGTTCATCAAGAGAATACTAAAAAATGTCTAATTCAATATTGATTCCAATGGTTGTTGAGCAGCATTCAAGAGGAGAACGTTCATATGATATATATTCAAGATTGTTAAAAGAACGTATAATTTTTATGAATGGTGCTATAGAAGATAGTATGGCAAGCACTATAATAGCTCAAATGCTTTTTTTGGAAGCAGAAAATCCAGAAAAAGATATATTTTTATATATTAACTCTCCAGGTGGTATTATTACTTCAGGTATGTCTATTTATGATACCATGCAATTTATTAGCCCAGATATACGAACAATTTGTATAGGTCAAGCATGTTCAATGGCAGCTTTTTTATTAGCATCTGGTACTAAAGGGAAAAGATTTTCTTTACCAAATTCTAGAATTATGATTCATCAACCATTAGGTGGATTTCAAGGGCAAGCTTCAGATATTGCTATTCATGCTAAAGAAATAATTAAAATGAAAAAAAAATTAAATCAATTATTTTCTTTGCATACTAATCAATCTATTAAAAAAATAAACAAAGATACAGAAAGAGATTGCTTTTTATCAGCAAATGAGTCTATCCAATATGGATTAATTGATTTAATCCTAACCAAACGAAAATAAAAAATTTTTTAAAAAATATTTTTTTTTGTAAAAAAAATAAAATAGAATCTATTTACTCAAAAAAAATCAACAAATATAAAAAGAGGTTTAAAATATGACAGATAAGAGTAAAGATGATTCTAAAAAATTACTTCATTGCTCTTTTTGTGGAAAGAACCAAAAGGAAGTAGAAAAACTCATTGCTGGTCCGTCAGTATGTATATGCAATGAATGTATAAAACTATGTAATAATATTATTGAAGAAACTAAAATTATAAAAGATATTCAAAATAATGATTTACAAGATTTACCTACACCGTCTGAAATAAAGAAATATCTTGATAGTTATGTTATAGGACAAGATCATACGAAAAAAGTTTTATCTGTAGCTGTTTATAATCACTATCAGCGTATTAAAAATATTAATAAAAACAAAGAAAAAACTGAACTTGGAAAAAGTAATATTTTATTAATCGGACCTACTGGAAGTGGAAAAACTTTATTAGCAGAAACACTAGCAAAACTATTAAATGTACCATTTAGTATTGCAGATGCTACCACTTTAACAGAAGCAGGATATGTAGGAGAAGATGTTGAAAATGTAATACAAAAACTACTACAAAAATGCAAATATAATGTTAAAAAAGCAGAATTAGGTATTATATATATTGATGAAATTGATAAAATCTCAAGAAAATCTGACAATCCTTCTATAACTAGAGATGTTTCAGGAGAAGGAGTGCAACAAGCTTTATTAAAACTCATTGAAGGAACTTTAGCATCTATTCCACCACAAGGTGGTCGAAAACATCCACAACAAGAATTTTTACAAATTAATACTTCAAATATTTTATTTATATGTGCAGGTGCGTTTTCGGGTTTGTCTAATATTATTTCAAAAAGAATTAATATAAGCAGTGAAATTGGATTTAATGCAAAAATTAACAAAAAAACTCAAAAGAAATCAGAAGAACACTTATTAAAACAAGTTGAACCAAAAGACTTAATAAAATTTGGCTTAATTCCTGAATTTATTGGGCGTTTACCAATTATTACAATAGTAAATGAGTTAACAGAAAATGCACTTATTGAAATTTTATGTAAGCCTAAAAACGCTTTAATTAAACAATATCAAACATTATTTAATTTAGAAAAAGTAAAATTAGAATTTGATAAAAAATCAATTAAAGCTATTGCAAAACAAGCAATGTTAAAAAAAACAGGAGCAAGAGGATTAAGATCTATTATTGAAAAGGTTTTATTAAATACAATGTATGAATTACCATCAATGAAAAACGTAGAAAAAGTACTTATAACTGAATCAGTAATACATTCAAAATCATCACCTAAAATAATATATGAAAAAAATAAATCAAAAAAAGCATCTGGTGAATAAATAAAAATCTTAATTAAATTTAATTTAAGATTTTTATTATAATAAAAGCCATATTATATATATTAAACACAAAACGATTGTTCATATAAATTAAATCGCTTAAATATAACTGTATATTTTTATATCTTGCAGTTTTCAAATTTACACACATCATCGGAAATTCAACTAAGAGAGAGCTCTATGAATTCTGAGCGTTCTGAACGCATTAAAATTCCCGTGTTACCATTAAGAGATGTAGTTGTATATCCTCATATGGTCATTCCATTATTTGTAGGTCGTAAAAAATCAATAAAATGTATTGAAACATCTATGGATAATGATAAAAAAATTATGTTAATTGCACAAAAAGAAGCTTCAAAAGACGAGCCGAATATAAACGATTTATTTAATATAGGAACTATTAGTTCAATTTTACAAATGTTGAAGCTTCCAGATGGTACAGTAAAAGTATTAGTCGAAGGTTTACAACGTGCCTGTATTAAAAATTTAATTAATACAGGAGAGCATTATATTGGTGAAATAGAACCAATTAATATTTCTAATATTTTAAACAAAGAACACAAAGTATTAATTAGAACAACAATAAATCAATTTGAATCTTATATTAAACTTAATAAAAAAATTCCATCAGAAATATTAAATACTCTTAATAATATAACAAACTCAGAAAAACTTGCAGATACAATTGCAGCTCATATGCCATTAAAATTAACTGACAAACAATCGGTATTGGAAATAAACAATGTAAATAAAAGACTAGAATTTTTAATGGCTATAATGGAATCAGAAATTGATTTATTACAAGTAGAAAAACGAATCAGAAATCGTGTTAAAAAACAAATGGAAAAAAGTCAAAGAGAATATTATTTAAATGAACAAATAAAAGCTATTCAAAAAGAACTTGGTGACATGGATGAAATTCCAGATGAAAATAAAATTTTAAAAAGAAAAATTAAATCTTTAAAAATGCCTAAAGAAGCTAAAGAAAAAACAGAATCAGAATTACAAAAATTAAAAATGATGTCACCAATGTCTGCAGAAGCAACTGTAGTACGAAGTTATATTGACTGGATGATACAAGTTCCTTGGAATACAAAAACAAAAATAAAAAAAGATATTAAACAAGCTAAAAAAATTCTTGATATTGATCATTTTGGACTTGAAAAAGTTAAAGAAAGAATATTAGAGTATTTAGCAGTACAAAGTAGAACAAATAAGGTTAAGGGTCCCATTTTATGTTTAATCGGACCTCCAGGAGTAGGTAAAACATCATTAGGTAAATCTATCGCAAGATCAACAGGTAGAAAATACGTTAGAATGGCATTAGGTGGAATAAGGGATGAAGCGGAAATAAGAGGTCATCGTCGTACATACATAGGATCAATGCCTGGAAAATTAATTCAAAAAATGATTAAGGCAAAGGTTAAGAATCCATTATTTTTACTCGATGAAATTGATAAGATGTCTTGTGATGTTAGAGTAGATCCAGCTTCTGCACTATTAGAAGTTCTTGATCCAGAACAAAATATAAATTTTAATGATCATTATTTAGAAGTAGATTACGATCTTTCTGACGTAATGTTTGTAGCAACTTCAAACTCAATGAACATACCTGCTCCATTACTTGATAGAATGGAAATTATTCGACTTTCTGGTTATACAGAAAATGAAAAATTAAATATAGCAAAATGCTATTTGTATCCTAAACAACTTGAAAGAAATGCTTTAAAAAAAGATGAACTAACAATTACTGATTGCGCTATAATGCATATTATTCATTATTATACAAGAGAAGCTGGAGTTCGTAATCTAGAACGAGAAATATCTAAAATATGTAGAAAAGTCGTAAAAAAATTAATTTTAAATAAATCTCTAAAACACATTGAAATAAATAATAAAAACATAAATAAATTTTTAGGAATAAAACGATTTGATTATGGTAAAACAAACAAATTAAATCAAATCGGACAAGTGGTTGGATTAGCATGGACAGAAGTTGGTGGGGAATTGTTAACAATTGAAACAGCATGTGTTTCAGGTAAAGGAAAACTTACTTATACTGGATCTTTAGGTGAAGTAATGCAAGAATCGATTCAAGCTGCACTGACAGTTGTTCGATCACAAGCTAAAAAACTAGGAATAAAAAAAGATTTTTATGAAAAACATGATATTCATGTACATGTCCCAGAAGGTGCAACTCCAAAAGATGGCCCAAGTGCAGGCATTGCAATGTGCACTGCTATCGTTTCTTCTTTAACAAGAAATCCTGTTAAATCAAATATTGCTATGACAGGAGAGATTACATTGCAAGGAAAAGTACTTACTATTGGTGGATTAAAAGAAAAGCTATTAGCAGCACATCGTGGAGGTGTTAAAATAGTTCTGATACCATATGAAAATCAACGTCATTTAGAAGAAATACCAAAAAATATCATTGATGGATTAATAATATATCCAGTAAAACACATTGAAGAAGTTTTAAAATTAGCATTAGAAAAAACACCCTATATAACGTAAAATATATTCATAGAATTGTAAATTTGGCTGACAAAAAGTTGTCAGCCTTTATAATACGTATTATAAACATTAAAAACTTTTAATATAAAATTTAAAATATTTAGGATCGTTGCATTATGATTAAATTTTTTAAAACACGATCAAAACACATTTTAGTTAAATGTATTTTAGGAATAGTTATTTTATCAATAATATTTGGTACTTTAAATAATTATATTCATAAAGATACAACGAAATATATAGCAGAAATTAATAAAGAAAAAGTTAATTTTGAAACATTCAAAAATATATTTGATTCCGAATTAAATAAACAAAAAAAAATACTAGGAACACATTTTAATATAATTAATAATAAAATATTTAGAGAAAATTTATATAATTATGTATTGTCTCAATTAATCAATAATATTTTATTGGAACAATATACAAAAAATATTAAATTTAATTTAGATAACAGTGAAATTAAAAAAATAATATTAAATTCTAATATGTTTCAAGAAAATAATAAATTTAGTAATAAAAAATATTTAAATTATTTAGAATCAGCTAATTTAACAAATTATGAGTATATAGAATTAATCAAAAAAAAATTAAATACAATCAATTTAATTAATACAATCGCAGAAACAAACTTTATATTAGATAATGAAAAACAACATATAATAAAATTACTTTCTCAAAAAAGAATAATTAAAAAAGCAATTTTTAAAATTAATTCTATAAAAAATCAAAGCGTAAATAACGCAGAAGTTTTAAATTATTTTAATCACAATAAAAATAAATTTTATAGTCCAGAACAATTTCAAATTAGTTACATTCATATACAGCCAAATGAATTCAATATATCATGTAATAATAAAGAAGTTAAATATTGGTACAAAAAAAATATAGATAAATATTCAACACAAGAAAAAAGAAATTATAGTATTATTCAAACAAAGACCAAAAAAGAAGCGTTATTAATATTATCAGAACTAAAAAAAGGAGGAAATTTTTCAAAAATAGCAAAAGAAAAATCAATAGAACCAATTTCTTCGAAAAAAGGAGGAAACATTGGATGGATAGAAACCAATTTAATACCTGAAGAAATAAAAACATCTAATTTAAATCAAAAGAATCAAATTTCTGATGTAATTAAATTTAATGACGAATTTTTGATTATTAAATTAAATAAAATTTTACCCAAAAAAATAAAAAAAATTTCTGAAGTATCGGATATAATTAAATCTGAAATAAAGCGTAAAAAAGCTTTAATTACATACTATAAATTAAAAGATAAAATTTTATTATTATCTAAAAAATATAAAAATAGATTTGATTTAATTGAAAAGAAATCTAATATTAAATCTATAGAAACTTCATGGTTTGATAAAAATTCCACTCCAAAAGTTTTTCAAAATCCTACTTTGAAAAAAATAATTTTTAAAAAAGGAATATTAGACAGAGAAAAAAAACTAAAATCGCATTCAGGATTAATTGAATTAAAAAATCATCAATTATTTATATTAACGATTAAAAATTTTAAAACAAAAAAATTAAAAAATATTAAAAATGTCAAAAATAATATTATAAATATTTTAAAATATGATAAAGCTATTAAAGAAACAAAAGAAAAAACAAAAAAAATTTTATTTGAGTTAAATAATGGAAACAAAAAAACATTAAGTAAAGAAAATTTACTTTTTAATGTCTCAGAGACACTATCTCGATACGATCATAATCCTATTGTATCTAAAATTTTTTCTATGCCATATAGAATTAATGAAAAAAAAATTTATACTATGTATCAAG
This region of Buchnera aphidicola (Aphis craccivora) genomic DNA includes:
- the clpP gene encoding ATP-dependent Clp endopeptidase proteolytic subunit ClpP, with translation MSNSILIPMVVEQHSRGERSYDIYSRLLKERIIFMNGAIEDSMASTIIAQMLFLEAENPEKDIFLYINSPGGIITSGMSIYDTMQFISPDIRTICIGQACSMAAFLLASGTKGKRFSLPNSRIMIHQPLGGFQGQASDIAIHAKEIIKMKKKLNQLFSLHTNQSIKKINKDTERDCFLSANESIQYGLIDLILTKRK
- the tig gene encoding trigger factor, encoding MKFLLEKTKDAGHRVTINIPKKIIDTALFKEFSKINKNTNINGFRKGKVPIKIIQKKYGNNIYYDVFNKLMQKFFFEFLNKEKINIIGDPKYYIDEKEEKNENFKYSVIYEVYPDIKIKEVSSIKAEKIIVNITNEDIKKNIVENQKKTIVWHPVNRAIKINDKVTINYSIYENNKKINKFDTENFQFIIFKNHFLDELNNKIINHYTNDIIFLKILFSSFHPEKELNNKDITFKIKIIKVEEKEEKIDKKIKNIQLIESNLQSIKDKIIQDINKLTESHLKNQIIHKLIKANPIKLPPILLQQEIINLNKRLIEEYKGNRKNILDKKYHVDLELQAKKRLCTKLILEEIINNNKILVDTEKVKSTIKEISLKYKKPLEIINIYNKNKILRKTIENLELEKEVIKFLKNKIKIIKKYYTFNEFINYNLNSEELYF
- the lon gene encoding endopeptidase La, coding for MNSERSERIKIPVLPLRDVVVYPHMVIPLFVGRKKSIKCIETSMDNDKKIMLIAQKEASKDEPNINDLFNIGTISSILQMLKLPDGTVKVLVEGLQRACIKNLINTGEHYIGEIEPINISNILNKEHKVLIRTTINQFESYIKLNKKIPSEILNTLNNITNSEKLADTIAAHMPLKLTDKQSVLEINNVNKRLEFLMAIMESEIDLLQVEKRIRNRVKKQMEKSQREYYLNEQIKAIQKELGDMDEIPDENKILKRKIKSLKMPKEAKEKTESELQKLKMMSPMSAEATVVRSYIDWMIQVPWNTKTKIKKDIKQAKKILDIDHFGLEKVKERILEYLAVQSRTNKVKGPILCLIGPPGVGKTSLGKSIARSTGRKYVRMALGGIRDEAEIRGHRRTYIGSMPGKLIQKMIKAKVKNPLFLLDEIDKMSCDVRVDPASALLEVLDPEQNINFNDHYLEVDYDLSDVMFVATSNSMNIPAPLLDRMEIIRLSGYTENEKLNIAKCYLYPKQLERNALKKDELTITDCAIMHIIHYYTREAGVRNLEREISKICRKVVKKLILNKSLKHIEINNKNINKFLGIKRFDYGKTNKLNQIGQVVGLAWTEVGGELLTIETACVSGKGKLTYTGSLGEVMQESIQAALTVVRSQAKKLGIKKDFYEKHDIHVHVPEGATPKDGPSAGIAMCTAIVSSLTRNPVKSNIAMTGEITLQGKVLTIGGLKEKLLAAHRGGVKIVLIPYENQRHLEEIPKNIIDGLIIYPVKHIEEVLKLALEKTPYIT
- a CDS encoding SurA N-terminal domain-containing protein, whose protein sequence is MIKFFKTRSKHILVKCILGIVILSIIFGTLNNYIHKDTTKYIAEINKEKVNFETFKNIFDSELNKQKKILGTHFNIINNKIFRENLYNYVLSQLINNILLEQYTKNIKFNLDNSEIKKIILNSNMFQENNKFSNKKYLNYLESANLTNYEYIELIKKKLNTINLINTIAETNFILDNEKQHIIKLLSQKRIIKKAIFKINSIKNQSVNNAEVLNYFNHNKNKFYSPEQFQISYIHIQPNEFNISCNNKEVKYWYKKNIDKYSTQEKRNYSIIQTKTKKEALLILSELKKGGNFSKIAKEKSIEPISSKKGGNIGWIETNLIPEEIKTSNLNQKNQISDVIKFNDEFLIIKLNKILPKKIKKISEVSDIIKSEIKRKKALITYYKLKDKILLLSKKYKNRFDLIEKKSNIKSIETSWFDKNSTPKVFQNPTLKKIIFKKGILDREKKLKSHSGLIELKNHQLFILTIKNFKTKKLKNIKNVKNNIINILKYDKAIKETKEKTKKILFELNNGNKKTLSKENLLFNVSETLSRYDHNPIVSKIFSMPYRINEKKIYTMYQDKNKNFVIAFISKIYNEKFSKNEEEMIVKYLEKNNIEKIFNCIIKNLHKTSKITYEKIENI
- the clpX gene encoding ATP-dependent Clp protease ATP-binding subunit ClpX, with the protein product MTDKSKDDSKKLLHCSFCGKNQKEVEKLIAGPSVCICNECIKLCNNIIEETKIIKDIQNNDLQDLPTPSEIKKYLDSYVIGQDHTKKVLSVAVYNHYQRIKNINKNKEKTELGKSNILLIGPTGSGKTLLAETLAKLLNVPFSIADATTLTEAGYVGEDVENVIQKLLQKCKYNVKKAELGIIYIDEIDKISRKSDNPSITRDVSGEGVQQALLKLIEGTLASIPPQGGRKHPQQEFLQINTSNILFICAGAFSGLSNIISKRINISSEIGFNAKINKKTQKKSEEHLLKQVEPKDLIKFGLIPEFIGRLPIITIVNELTENALIEILCKPKNALIKQYQTLFNLEKVKLEFDKKSIKAIAKQAMLKKTGARGLRSIIEKVLLNTMYELPSMKNVEKVLITESVIHSKSSPKIIYEKNKSKKASGE